Proteins encoded by one window of Corynebacterium amycolatum:
- a CDS encoding M1 family metallopeptidase has product MSSADFTNPYTGIAFNLGFRVNKYELDLDYRVGPNRLKATATLHIEINAWTSHITLDFADALGADSVDAISDSQAHSIDVKRWRHSGRKLRVTFDRELAPDETLRLIVTYSGTPRPVRSKWGEIGWEELENGALVASQPVGAASWYPCDDDPEVKAFYEFTMVTDAPYEVVAPGLADAPVNVGGSRRRWRFVTEEPMASYLATINVGQFKKVELPCETSTVVAWVPSELVANARHDFRDQGRMLDEFAKLFGPYPFRAYQVVICEDDLEIPIEAQGLSIFGANHADGKDTWNRLIAHELSHQWFGNSVGISQWRDIWLNEGFACYSEWVWSEVSGGASADVHARKHYLDLLEEEQDIVIANPGPKLMFDDRLYKRGALTVHALRLLLGDEVFFDLVRKWTTTNRHSVVDAVDFRALANRVCRERGITTSHLDVIFDSWLSRSSLPDFPTDPTRSPADQGIGDNGAPIVDEKLAAQFAKLGYSKAKD; this is encoded by the coding sequence GTGAGTAGCGCTGATTTCACTAATCCATATACCGGTATCGCGTTCAACCTGGGTTTCCGGGTGAACAAATACGAGCTGGACCTCGACTATCGGGTCGGGCCGAATCGTCTGAAGGCGACGGCGACTCTGCATATCGAGATCAACGCCTGGACCTCGCACATCACGCTCGACTTTGCGGATGCGCTGGGGGCCGATTCGGTGGATGCGATTTCCGATTCGCAGGCCCACTCTATCGATGTGAAGCGTTGGCGCCATTCGGGTCGTAAGCTGCGAGTCACCTTTGACCGCGAGCTAGCTCCCGACGAGACGCTGCGGCTGATTGTCACTTACTCGGGCACGCCACGTCCGGTGCGCTCGAAGTGGGGCGAAATTGGCTGGGAGGAATTGGAAAACGGTGCGCTCGTGGCATCGCAGCCGGTGGGCGCGGCGTCGTGGTACCCCTGCGATGACGATCCCGAGGTCAAGGCATTCTACGAGTTCACGATGGTCACCGACGCTCCCTACGAGGTCGTCGCACCAGGGCTTGCCGACGCTCCGGTGAACGTGGGCGGATCGCGCCGCCGCTGGCGGTTTGTCACCGAGGAGCCCATGGCCTCCTACCTGGCCACCATCAATGTCGGCCAGTTTAAGAAGGTCGAGCTGCCGTGTGAAACCTCGACTGTGGTGGCCTGGGTGCCCTCTGAGCTGGTGGCCAATGCTCGCCATGACTTCCGCGATCAGGGGCGCATGCTCGATGAATTCGCCAAGCTCTTTGGCCCTTACCCCTTCCGCGCTTACCAGGTGGTCATTTGTGAGGATGACCTGGAGATCCCCATTGAAGCTCAGGGGCTTTCCATCTTCGGTGCCAACCACGCCGACGGCAAGGACACGTGGAATCGACTGATCGCCCACGAGTTGTCGCACCAGTGGTTCGGCAACAGTGTCGGCATTTCGCAGTGGCGCGATATCTGGCTCAACGAAGGGTTTGCCTGCTACTCCGAGTGGGTGTGGTCCGAGGTCAGCGGTGGTGCCAGCGCAGATGTGCACGCCCGCAAGCACTACCTGGATCTGCTTGAGGAAGAGCAGGACATCGTCATCGCCAACCCAGGGCCAAAGCTGATGTTCGACGACCGTCTGTACAAGCGCGGCGCGCTGACTGTGCACGCTCTGCGTCTGCTGCTGGGCGACGAGGTGTTCTTCGACCTGGTGCGCAAGTGGACCACCACTAACCGCCACAGTGTGGTCGATGCAGTGGACTTCCGCGCACTGGCCAACCGCGTGTGCCGTGAGCGTGGCATCACCACCTCGCACCTGGATGTCATCTTTGACTCCTGGCTGTCACGCAGCTCCTTGCCGGACTTCCCCACTGACCCAACGCGCTCCCCTGCTGACCAGGGCATCGGCGATAATGGTGCTCCAATCGTGGACGAGAAGCTGGCTGCTCAGTTTGCAAAGCTCGGCTACTCGAAGGCCAAGGATTAG
- a CDS encoding DsbA family protein, translated as MSEENKDNIAADNSSDSQQPSADAAPQGTQQEPQQASQPVPTEQDLESWSADSDGKTKSWYSIPNAAWALAVVALIVVGAAGFFAGSRSASFNGVSTVNMAGVAPGKGEIAPVPGPNGSFDASIYGPKAGAQLKSPEDMDNVHRRNENDPFALGAVDAPVVISIYSDFECPFCAKFTNETEPALVEKYVNEGLVRLEWNDMAINGEKAIKDAEAGRAAAAQGKFWEFSRALFKKAGEKGQGHPEFTEKELIAVAREAGVPDMKRFEKELKDGKWTEAVENATQFGSMLGISGTPGFLVGTQFVSGAQPVDVFEDNIELALIHAKRTEEAGK; from the coding sequence ATGAGCGAAGAAAATAAGGACAACATCGCCGCTGACAACAGCAGCGATTCGCAGCAGCCCTCGGCAGACGCAGCGCCGCAGGGGACACAGCAGGAACCCCAGCAGGCTTCTCAGCCGGTACCCACTGAGCAGGACTTGGAGTCCTGGTCTGCCGACAGTGATGGAAAAACCAAGTCGTGGTACTCGATTCCGAACGCCGCATGGGCGCTAGCTGTCGTAGCATTGATCGTTGTCGGCGCAGCGGGCTTCTTCGCTGGCTCGCGTTCGGCTAGCTTCAACGGCGTGAGCACCGTCAACATGGCGGGCGTTGCACCAGGCAAGGGGGAAATTGCGCCTGTACCTGGCCCGAATGGCTCTTTCGACGCCAGCATCTACGGCCCAAAGGCGGGAGCGCAGCTAAAGTCCCCGGAGGATATGGACAATGTCCACCGCCGCAATGAAAATGATCCTTTTGCTCTCGGTGCAGTGGATGCGCCGGTCGTAATCTCGATCTACTCGGACTTCGAATGCCCGTTCTGCGCGAAGTTCACAAACGAAACCGAGCCTGCCCTCGTGGAAAAGTACGTCAATGAGGGACTGGTCCGCCTGGAGTGGAACGACATGGCCATCAATGGCGAGAAGGCCATCAAGGACGCTGAGGCCGGCCGTGCCGCGGCAGCTCAGGGCAAGTTCTGGGAATTCTCCCGTGCGCTGTTTAAGAAGGCCGGCGAGAAGGGCCAGGGCCACCCGGAGTTCACTGAAAAGGAACTGATTGCCGTCGCTCGTGAGGCCGGTGTGCCGGACATGAAGCGCTTTGAAAAGGAGCTTAAGGACGGCAAGTGGACCGAGGCGGTCGAGAATGCCACCCAGTTCGGTTCCATGCTGGGCATTTCCGGTACTCCAGGCTTCCTCGTTGGTACTCAGTTCGTCTCGGGCGCACAGCCTGTCGATGTGTTTGAGGACAATATCGAGCTGGCTCTCATCCACGCCAAGCGCACGGAGGAAGCTGGCAAGTAA
- a CDS encoding glycosyltransferase, with protein sequence MSTITNLTVLMTVYHRVVPDQLDTALQSLWNQTRPAARVIVVIDGPIGQELDRVVVKHEQAHSEMTVLRCAENGGSGVASQAGLQLVETPWVARLDADDIARADRFEKQWDALTADPELDVLGSAMAEFEGTPNNVVRVRTLPQTHAEIARYIKINSPVNNPSSMLRTAKVREVGGYRDIRLMEDYDLWVRLMAAGAKFENLPEPLVYFRADGMFERRTSRGIIRGERQLQRTLVAEGLISRPRAVFNLAVRTLFRLLPTQLMSRAYRRLFVR encoded by the coding sequence ATGTCCACCATCACTAACCTCACGGTTCTCATGACCGTCTACCACCGCGTCGTCCCCGACCAGCTCGATACTGCGCTGCAGTCGCTGTGGAACCAGACGCGTCCGGCCGCGCGCGTCATTGTGGTCATCGATGGCCCGATTGGGCAGGAACTCGACCGGGTCGTCGTCAAGCATGAACAGGCGCATTCGGAGATGACAGTGCTGCGGTGTGCGGAAAATGGTGGCTCGGGAGTGGCTTCGCAGGCGGGTCTTCAGCTGGTGGAAACACCATGGGTGGCGCGGCTGGATGCGGACGATATTGCGCGTGCGGACCGATTTGAAAAGCAGTGGGACGCGCTGACCGCTGACCCGGAGTTGGATGTATTGGGCAGTGCAATGGCGGAGTTCGAGGGCACGCCGAACAATGTGGTGCGCGTGCGGACTCTGCCGCAGACGCACGCCGAAATTGCGCGTTATATCAAGATCAATTCGCCTGTAAATAACCCCTCCTCGATGCTGCGCACGGCGAAGGTGCGTGAGGTCGGCGGGTATCGCGACATCCGTCTGATGGAAGACTATGACCTCTGGGTGCGCCTCATGGCCGCCGGCGCGAAGTTTGAGAATCTGCCCGAGCCGCTGGTGTACTTCCGCGCCGACGGCATGTTCGAGCGGCGGACCTCGCGCGGCATCATCCGCGGTGAACGCCAGCTCCAGCGCACGCTGGTAGCTGAGGGACTGATTTCCCGGCCGCGGGCGGTGTTTAACTTGGCGGTGCGGACACTTTTCCGACTTTTGCCAACTCAGCTCATGTCACGCGCATATCGACGATTGTTTGTGCGGTAG
- a CDS encoding GDP-mannose 4,6-dehydratase has protein sequence MTESSASAKPRALVTGGAGFIGSTLVDRLLAEGYAVTALDDLSHGKLENLQQASLNDDFEFITADVLEVDWDELLEQSGPEVIFHLAAQIDVRISVADPVRDATLNIIGTIKLADAARKHGVRKVVFTSSGGSIYGTPEELPVTENVPVNPMSPYAASKATGELYLNMFRNLYGLECSHIAPANVYGPRQDPHGEAGVVAIFAQRLLAGEPTKVFGDGGNTRDYVYVDDVVDAFYRASGEVGGGMRFNIGTGVETSDRQLHSLVAQAADAEDNPEFAPPRTGDVARSALDPTRAREVLGWEPAMSIQEGVARTVEYFRNQG, from the coding sequence ATGACAGAATCGTCGGCAAGCGCGAAACCGCGCGCGCTGGTGACGGGTGGTGCGGGATTTATCGGTTCGACGCTGGTTGACCGGCTACTGGCTGAAGGGTACGCGGTCACGGCGCTGGACGATCTCTCCCACGGAAAGCTGGAAAACCTCCAGCAGGCATCGCTTAACGACGATTTTGAGTTCATAACCGCCGATGTGCTGGAGGTGGACTGGGACGAGCTGCTCGAGCAAAGCGGCCCGGAGGTTATTTTCCATCTCGCAGCGCAGATCGATGTGCGGATTTCCGTGGCCGACCCGGTGCGAGATGCGACGCTGAACATCATTGGCACAATCAAACTTGCCGATGCGGCCCGAAAGCATGGTGTCCGTAAGGTTGTGTTTACATCGTCGGGCGGTTCCATCTACGGCACGCCGGAGGAGCTTCCGGTGACGGAAAATGTGCCGGTCAATCCGATGAGCCCCTATGCCGCCTCAAAGGCAACGGGCGAACTGTACTTGAATATGTTCCGCAATCTTTACGGACTCGAATGCTCGCACATCGCGCCGGCGAATGTGTACGGCCCGCGGCAGGATCCGCACGGCGAGGCCGGTGTGGTGGCTATTTTCGCTCAGCGACTGCTAGCGGGAGAGCCAACCAAGGTATTCGGTGACGGAGGAAATACCCGCGACTATGTCTATGTCGACGATGTGGTGGATGCTTTCTACCGCGCATCCGGCGAGGTCGGTGGTGGAATGCGCTTTAATATTGGCACCGGTGTAGAAACCTCGGATCGGCAGCTGCACTCGTTGGTGGCGCAGGCTGCGGATGCCGAGGATAATCCAGAGTTTGCACCGCCGCGCACTGGTGATGTGGCGCGGTCGGCGTTGGATCCCACGCGGGCGCGTGAGGTACTCGGCTGGGAGCCAGCTATGAGTATTCAGGAGGGCGTTGCCCGTACTGTGGAGTACTTCCGGAATCAGGGCTAG
- a CDS encoding glycosyltransferase family 2 protein gives MDFSDTWLIVPCYNEGQVIREVLEHARETFPNIVAVNDGSSDNSSLEIHRAGAHLVNHPVNLGQGAAIQTGVEYARAQAGSKYFVTFDADGQHQVKDVVAMVQRLRTEPIDIIVGTRFGRPRAEDDQVPLIKRIVLKTVVMLSPRTRRLGLTDAHNGLRAFNRTVAEQLNLRMNGMSHASEFVEVMDSRGWRTAEQPVDILYTEYSMSKGQSLFNGVNILADSLISKRLP, from the coding sequence ATGGATTTCTCGGACACCTGGCTGATTGTGCCGTGCTACAACGAGGGCCAGGTTATTCGTGAGGTTCTCGAGCACGCTCGCGAGACCTTCCCCAACATTGTCGCGGTCAACGACGGCTCTTCGGATAACTCCAGCCTGGAGATCCACAGGGCCGGCGCTCACCTGGTCAACCACCCTGTCAATTTGGGTCAAGGTGCCGCTATCCAGACCGGCGTGGAATACGCTCGCGCGCAGGCTGGATCGAAGTACTTTGTCACCTTCGACGCCGATGGCCAGCACCAGGTCAAGGACGTCGTCGCTATGGTGCAGCGACTGCGCACCGAACCAATCGACATCATTGTGGGAACCCGTTTCGGCCGCCCTCGCGCCGAGGATGACCAGGTGCCGCTGATTAAGCGAATTGTCCTCAAGACGGTAGTCATGTTGTCACCACGCACGCGCCGACTCGGGCTTACCGACGCCCACAACGGCCTGCGCGCCTTCAACCGCACGGTGGCAGAGCAACTGAACCTGCGCATGAACGGCATGAGCCATGCCTCCGAATTTGTCGAGGTCATGGACAGCAGAGGCTGGCGTACCGCTGAGCAGCCGGTGGATATCCTCTACACGGAATACTCCATGTCCAAAGGGCAATCCTTGTTCAACGGTGTCAATATCCTTGCCGACTCCCTGATCTCGAAGAGGCTGCCATGA
- a CDS encoding DUF2304 domain-containing protein, with translation MTASIVQIILLLAMVGLVAYFVANRRKARAKAGVKLGFVVFVIACLWAIVRPDDLTVVANWIGVNRGTDLLLYVLVLAFVFTTVSSYIRFREQELRYARLARAVALKTAVRPEEEIVISGSQNSSQKDSATNVENNAPSD, from the coding sequence ATGACCGCATCCATCGTTCAAATTATTTTGCTGCTGGCGATGGTGGGCCTGGTGGCTTACTTCGTCGCTAACCGTCGTAAAGCGCGCGCCAAGGCGGGCGTGAAACTGGGATTCGTCGTTTTCGTCATCGCGTGCCTGTGGGCAATCGTGCGTCCCGACGATCTGACCGTGGTGGCCAACTGGATTGGTGTGAACCGAGGCACCGATTTGCTGCTCTACGTACTGGTGTTGGCGTTCGTGTTTACCACGGTGTCGTCCTACATCCGCTTCCGCGAACAGGAGCTGCGCTACGCACGACTGGCTCGTGCAGTGGCCTTGAAGACCGCTGTGCGTCCGGAAGAAGAAATTGTGATTTCGGGCAGCCAGAACAGCAGCCAAAAAGACAGCGCGACAAACGTCGAGAACAACGCTCCGTCCGACTAA
- a CDS encoding lipopolysaccharide biosynthesis protein, with translation MSGFKWLSLATIVAAIGSFAVLIISARALPNAVNLQFVAFWGLFFALTGVLGGLMQETTRAIGAAESRDREHDQGREREASEAGQTLGARPITVSLGVAAVTFITMAVTGPLWAPLVVQDDAGTAILLMACGLALYSMQATTSGLLSGRQLWGPYAALIMIDILVRVALALIAWYFGWGLLAWLIITVFGTVSWLILALFSSATRSVMFARADVPVRRFVTLMVTAMGASGASAVLVTGFPTIVKIAGEAVTTGTGIAESLTPPHANNFTAAVTIAGIAYAVTLTRAPLLMPLEKFQNAIIVSFVRHRSEGVLAALAKPLGALAAFGTFGAGLAWLIGPWIMTLILDDSYHVSGPVLAALTLGATLTAMLMITGSVTLAVEKHHMYLIGWLAATTIAVAILFLPGHLSVRTVAAIAVGSAVGVVIHLLALRTLSPRAARSAVSEAFAVE, from the coding sequence ATGTCCGGTTTCAAATGGTTGTCGCTGGCCACGATTGTCGCCGCGATAGGCAGCTTCGCGGTGCTGATTATCTCGGCCCGCGCACTTCCCAATGCAGTAAATCTGCAGTTCGTGGCGTTTTGGGGACTGTTCTTCGCGCTCACGGGTGTTCTCGGCGGGCTGATGCAGGAGACCACGCGTGCAATCGGCGCTGCGGAGTCGCGGGATCGGGAGCACGATCAGGGGCGGGAGCGGGAAGCCTCGGAAGCAGGTCAAACTCTCGGCGCTCGCCCCATCACAGTTTCCCTGGGCGTCGCCGCAGTTACTTTCATCACTATGGCAGTGACAGGTCCGCTGTGGGCCCCACTGGTCGTGCAGGATGACGCCGGCACTGCAATTCTGCTCATGGCCTGTGGCCTTGCTCTGTACTCCATGCAGGCCACCACCTCGGGTCTGCTCAGCGGCCGCCAACTGTGGGGCCCTTACGCTGCACTAATCATGATCGACATTCTCGTGCGCGTGGCGCTGGCACTCATCGCCTGGTACTTCGGCTGGGGCCTGCTGGCCTGGTTGATTATCACGGTGTTCGGCACTGTCAGTTGGCTTATTCTCGCGCTGTTTTCCTCGGCAACCCGCTCGGTCATGTTCGCGCGTGCCGACGTCCCGGTGCGCCGCTTCGTCACTCTCATGGTCACGGCCATGGGCGCATCTGGCGCATCTGCTGTGCTGGTCACAGGTTTTCCGACAATCGTGAAGATTGCCGGCGAAGCGGTCACCACTGGCACCGGGATAGCCGAATCGCTTACCCCGCCGCATGCCAACAACTTCACCGCAGCAGTGACCATTGCGGGAATCGCCTACGCCGTAACGCTGACCCGCGCTCCGCTGCTCATGCCCTTGGAGAAGTTCCAAAACGCCATCATTGTGAGCTTTGTCCGGCATCGCTCCGAGGGTGTACTGGCAGCGCTGGCCAAGCCGTTGGGGGCGCTGGCTGCTTTCGGCACCTTCGGGGCGGGCCTGGCATGGCTCATCGGCCCGTGGATTATGACTCTCATCCTGGACGATAGCTATCATGTGTCCGGGCCGGTGCTCGCGGCGCTGACGCTCGGTGCGACGTTGACCGCCATGTTGATGATTACCGGCTCGGTCACCTTGGCAGTGGAGAAGCACCATATGTATCTGATCGGTTGGTTGGCTGCGACCACAATCGCCGTTGCCATTCTCTTCCTCCCTGGGCACCTGTCGGTACGCACGGTCGCAGCTATCGCCGTAGGCTCTGCAGTAGGTGTTGTCATTCACCTGCTTGCGCTACGCACACTTTCCCCACGTGCTGCCAGGTCAGCCGTATCGGAGGCTTTTGCGGTGGAGTAA
- a CDS encoding MFS transporter has translation MSSHAGTNGNENEVPHGRAKSNKGTPLWLLAAIAVFAVAWGGNEFTPLMVMYRENADLAPVFIDLLLLVYALGIAPALLISGPISDRIGRKPVMLAAPVLSILGSTLIALGETTAPLILTGRFISGLAVGIVMAVGGSWVKELSDPRFDPKAKSTSGAKRQSMALTLGFGLGAGIAGTLAQFAPLPGQLAYIIHILISIPTIFGLLTVPETRQSPHLGGSNAPRETVLESLRTPSVTNRRFLLVAAMGAPWVFGAAGVAYAIIPSLLQDHVSQPVFYSAMVTLFALLCGFGIQQIGPRFVTEHNARGSLIAIGIVVIGMGMAAWMSTNPTAVTAFIAALVLGAGYGLSMFTGLNEVQRIAGPRDMAGLTGIFYCLTYIGFAFPAILTKLSESISWMTYPVMLGGGMVIAILMGLVIFFNSTVNLPQRAE, from the coding sequence ATGTCTTCTCACGCAGGAACTAACGGCAATGAAAATGAGGTACCTCACGGCAGGGCCAAATCCAATAAGGGCACGCCGTTGTGGTTGCTCGCCGCAATTGCAGTTTTCGCCGTCGCGTGGGGTGGCAACGAATTCACGCCGCTGATGGTGATGTACCGCGAAAATGCCGACCTGGCGCCGGTGTTCATTGACCTTCTATTGCTGGTCTACGCCCTCGGCATCGCGCCGGCACTGCTGATTTCTGGCCCAATCTCGGACCGTATCGGCCGTAAGCCGGTGATGCTCGCCGCGCCGGTTCTCTCGATTCTGGGGTCGACTCTTATTGCGTTGGGCGAGACTACCGCCCCGCTTATCCTCACTGGTCGCTTTATCTCTGGCTTGGCAGTCGGCATTGTCATGGCCGTGGGCGGCTCGTGGGTAAAGGAGCTCTCCGATCCGCGCTTTGACCCCAAGGCCAAGTCAACCTCGGGCGCGAAGCGTCAGTCCATGGCTCTGACCTTGGGCTTTGGTCTGGGTGCGGGAATTGCCGGCACGCTAGCGCAGTTCGCACCGCTGCCGGGGCAGCTGGCTTATATCATCCACATCCTGATTTCTATCCCGACAATCTTCGGTCTATTGACTGTGCCGGAGACCCGCCAGTCGCCGCACCTGGGCGGCAGCAACGCTCCACGCGAGACGGTCTTGGAGTCCCTGCGTACCCCTTCGGTAACTAACCGTCGCTTCCTGCTCGTCGCCGCGATGGGAGCTCCGTGGGTCTTCGGTGCAGCCGGTGTTGCCTACGCAATCATTCCGTCGTTGCTGCAGGACCACGTCTCCCAGCCAGTGTTCTACTCCGCGATGGTCACACTGTTCGCGTTACTCTGCGGTTTTGGTATTCAGCAGATTGGTCCACGCTTTGTGACCGAGCACAACGCCCGCGGTTCGCTAATCGCAATTGGCATCGTGGTTATCGGCATGGGAATGGCCGCATGGATGTCCACCAACCCCACCGCAGTGACGGCGTTCATTGCAGCGCTGGTGTTGGGCGCCGGCTACGGTCTGTCCATGTTTACCGGCCTCAACGAGGTACAGCGCATCGCTGGTCCACGCGATATGGCTGGTCTGACCGGTATCTTCTACTGCCTGACCTACATTGGCTTCGCATTCCCGGCAATTCTGACCAAGCTCTCCGAGTCCATCTCCTGGATGACCTACCCGGTCATGCTCGGTGGCGGTATGGTCATCGCCATCCTGATGGGCTTGGTTATTTTCTTCAATTCCACTGTCAACCTGCCACAGCGCGCTGAGTAA
- a CDS encoding prolyl oligopeptidase family serine peptidase has protein sequence MGTDTDTDLGNDFSFLSTDLVPDWLDDIDGSQALTWARAQSEATVAGVDSLADDTSDRTNLEQRILTALNTDARIAYPVRRGEYLYNFWRDAGHPRGLWRRTSLQSYLAGQEDPQATEWEVLIDLDALAKAEGENWVWKGTVCRYPDYDRALILLSRGGADATVVREFDLVNCTFVEDEPFYLPEAKSDVCWLGRDEILAGSDFGPGSLTDSGYPRQVRRWRRGTPSSSADVIFSGHSDDVAVGGWFDATEGFERLFVERAHDFYNSQRFVAAERPGKLAAQQNGDFSLQILEVPQDCRTSVHRQWLVLMPRTEFNGIPAGGVAIVELEKWLAGSREVEVIFTPDRHTSFQQLVWTKNFLVLTLLEDVATKLVVLREGSWEPVETFGELPAQSTVSVIDTASERDDEIWLVSTSATQPATLWYGQVGSPLTEVRRAPALFDSEGMETRQHWATSADGTRIPYRITGRFGAEAGAGTGDGTGAETTTDAPTPNPAPTLVHAYGGFEVSLVPQYSAIRGLTWLERGGYFVEANLRGGGEFGPAWHSSVIKTERMRVYEDHQAVLRDLVARGYCTREQLGVRGGSNGGLLTAVCLTSYPELVGAVVSQVPLADMMRYHRLSAGASWMAEYGNPDDPTERAAIAQYSPVQRVVKREQRAYPPALITTSTRDDRVHPAHARSLAWLLEEAGQPVDYHENTEGGHAGAADNSQVAFVEALISTWLWNKLK, from the coding sequence ATGGGCACCGACACGGACACCGACTTGGGCAACGATTTCTCCTTCCTCTCCACTGACCTTGTCCCCGATTGGCTGGACGATATCGACGGCTCCCAGGCGCTGACGTGGGCTCGCGCGCAGTCGGAGGCCACCGTCGCAGGCGTCGATTCGCTTGCCGACGACACCAGCGACCGCACCAACCTGGAACAACGCATCCTGACTGCGCTCAACACCGATGCCCGGATCGCGTATCCGGTGCGGCGCGGCGAGTACCTCTATAACTTCTGGCGGGATGCCGGGCATCCGCGGGGCCTGTGGCGGCGCACCTCGTTGCAGAGCTATCTGGCTGGCCAGGAAGATCCGCAGGCGACCGAGTGGGAAGTACTGATTGACCTCGATGCGCTGGCGAAAGCCGAGGGAGAAAACTGGGTCTGGAAAGGCACGGTGTGCCGTTATCCGGATTACGACCGCGCGTTAATTCTGCTCTCTCGCGGCGGCGCCGATGCCACCGTGGTGCGGGAGTTTGACCTCGTCAACTGCACTTTTGTCGAGGATGAGCCGTTCTACCTCCCGGAGGCGAAGTCCGATGTCTGTTGGTTGGGCCGTGACGAGATTCTCGCTGGCAGTGATTTTGGTCCGGGGTCACTGACGGATTCGGGCTACCCTCGGCAGGTACGTAGGTGGCGGCGCGGCACGCCGTCGTCAAGCGCGGATGTGATTTTCTCGGGCCACAGCGACGATGTGGCTGTGGGAGGTTGGTTCGACGCGACGGAGGGCTTTGAACGGCTGTTTGTCGAGCGTGCGCATGATTTTTATAACTCGCAGCGGTTTGTGGCGGCGGAGCGCCCGGGCAAGTTGGCGGCGCAGCAGAATGGGGACTTTTCGCTGCAGATTCTGGAGGTGCCGCAGGACTGCCGGACGAGTGTCCATAGGCAGTGGTTGGTACTGATGCCGCGCACGGAGTTCAACGGCATTCCGGCTGGTGGTGTAGCCATTGTGGAACTAGAAAAGTGGCTGGCGGGCTCGCGTGAGGTGGAGGTGATTTTCACCCCGGATCGGCACACGTCGTTCCAGCAGCTGGTGTGGACGAAAAACTTCCTGGTGTTGACGCTGCTGGAGGATGTCGCGACGAAGTTGGTCGTCTTGCGGGAGGGCTCGTGGGAGCCGGTGGAAACCTTCGGCGAGTTGCCTGCCCAATCCACTGTGAGCGTGATTGATACGGCCTCTGAGCGCGACGATGAGATCTGGTTGGTGTCGACCTCGGCAACGCAGCCGGCAACTCTCTGGTACGGGCAAGTCGGCAGCCCGCTCACGGAAGTGCGGCGTGCTCCGGCGCTCTTCGACAGTGAGGGGATGGAGACACGCCAGCACTGGGCGACCTCGGCCGATGGCACGCGCATTCCGTATCGCATCACCGGCCGATTCGGCGCGGAGGCGGGCGCTGGTACAGGTGATGGCACAGGCGCGGAGACAACCACAGACGCACCCACTCCGAACCCAGCCCCAACCCTCGTGCACGCCTACGGCGGTTTCGAGGTCTCGCTGGTCCCGCAGTACTCGGCGATCCGTGGCCTGACCTGGCTCGAGCGCGGCGGTTACTTCGTGGAGGCCAACCTGCGTGGCGGTGGCGAATTCGGGCCGGCCTGGCACTCCTCGGTGATCAAGACTGAGCGGATGAGGGTCTATGAGGATCATCAGGCCGTGCTGCGTGATCTGGTTGCGCGTGGCTACTGCACCCGCGAGCAGCTGGGCGTACGTGGCGGCTCCAACGGCGGGCTGCTGACCGCTGTCTGTCTCACTTCCTACCCGGAGTTGGTGGGCGCAGTGGTGTCCCAGGTGCCGCTGGCGGACATGATGCGCTATCACAGGCTGTCCGCGGGAGCCTCATGGATGGCCGAGTATGGAAACCCGGACGACCCCACCGAGCGGGCTGCGATTGCGCAGTATTCGCCAGTCCAACGCGTCGTCAAGCGAGAGCAGCGCGCCTACCCACCGGCGTTGATTACGACTTCCACCAGGGACGACCGTGTCCACCCGGCGCATGCGCGGAGCCTGGCGTGGCTGCTGGAAGAGGCGGGACAGCCGGTGGACTATCACGAAAACACAGAGGGCGGGCACGCGGGCGCAGCGGATAATTCGCAGGTCGCGTTCGTCGAGGCACTCATATCTACGTGGCTGTGGAACAAGCTCAAGTAA